In the Paramisgurnus dabryanus chromosome 5, PD_genome_1.1, whole genome shotgun sequence genome, one interval contains:
- the nanos2 gene encoding nanos homolog 1 has translation MQSNRDDEKAAIPSPDGCFLMWHDYMDLQKTLSDLFNRKETGQTCADAEGLENLRPRRLDSGSVGNISSNSSSSASSYRDQRANCGFCKHNGEAVEVYTSHRLKSKDGKIVCPVLRTYVCPVCSATGDRAHTRQHCPFRSASLHPHINGL, from the coding sequence ATGCAGTCCAACCGTGATGATGAGAAGGCCGCCATCCCTTCACCTGACGGGTGCTTCCTAATGTGGCACGATTACATGGATCTCCAAAAAACGCTGTCGGACCTGTTCAACCGAAAGGAAACCGGGCAGACATGCGCAGATGCTGAAGGCTTGGAAAACCTCCGTCCCCGGAGGCTGGACAGCGGCTCTGTCGGTAACATCAGCagcaacagcagcagcagcgcATCCTCGTACCGCGATCAGCGAGCCAACTGCGGCTTTTGCAAACACAACGGCGAGGCTGTGGAGGTCTACACGAGCCACAGACTTAAATCCAAAGACGGAAAGATCGTGTGCCCGGTTTTAAGAACCTACGTGTGTCCGGTCTGCTCAGCCACCGGTGATCGGGCGCACACGCGCCAGCATTGCCCTTTCAGAAGCGCATCTCTTCATCCTCATATTAATGGACTCTAA